From the genome of Deinococcus sp. JMULE3, one region includes:
- the priA gene encoding primosomal protein N', producing MVVNLPIGPCDFAAPHGWAAPAPLGCRVLVPWRGALEVGLVVGSGDGRGGHRLREAVHVLDDPDCPWVTPATASGVQGWAADARIPAGLIWGDLLGVGWQAEVTHMVRAVEGADLSMFARRPPTERWTDAGAFPDALLDAIREQGLLEERFTPRPRMRGAVAARPLDEVPPASRTATVLSAVTPAPAGLTAKQAQATAWLAEHGPCNTLSAWAKGAGVSSGVVTAALNAGGAAYTLVDAPPPPAWTWLHEHGPVDTYAAWANSASADGVPLTPTQAGTLALRGWADTIEVPQPPPTLPEPWPQPDPAGAPDPLPEAPVWRLHGGRARARFALLAPRVTRLLTQGRGVLVLAPDHATLRRAWEGLSGLAAHAGTRAAQLNGTLSEPQRAHTWQLIRTGEARLVIGSGHALAAPLHDLALIIVLEEASDAHKLLSGSRAFLPDLATRIAAAHDAALALVGTTPAAESVPHPGAVLPPPRARVHVVDYANPPEQPELGPLSSVHLRLGDQGYPLSHDLARVLRQVQERGRQAALLAPRRGYSALLRCRSCDHTPQCRNCDVPLRFHREGRQLTCHQCGYHQPIPERCDQCGDPMWQARGPGTEWIAQEVQKLLPGFPVYRLDKDRQDDLTPLMRGESGVVIGTQLLLSHEPPPDLALIGVTLADTWLNVSDFRASERYHRLLRQLAEWHPTRAPMLLVQTFQADHPALKVMVDGRDTLAYPAAEERARAALNYPPHARLAQIEISARDQHKAQAAAQDLADALHGAGATAHEVLGPAPSPVARVRGVYPYHLFLRARNDTRLGELLRILDTRTWKAKIRVDVNPRGGL from the coding sequence GTGGTCGTAAATCTGCCCATCGGGCCGTGTGATTTCGCCGCGCCACACGGCTGGGCCGCCCCCGCGCCACTGGGCTGCCGGGTGCTCGTGCCGTGGCGCGGCGCGCTGGAGGTCGGACTGGTCGTCGGGAGCGGCGACGGGCGCGGCGGGCACCGCCTGCGGGAGGCCGTGCACGTCCTGGACGACCCCGATTGCCCCTGGGTGACCCCGGCGACCGCATCGGGCGTGCAGGGCTGGGCGGCGGACGCCCGCATTCCCGCCGGGCTGATCTGGGGCGACCTGCTGGGCGTGGGCTGGCAGGCCGAGGTGACGCACATGGTGCGCGCGGTGGAGGGCGCGGACCTGAGCATGTTCGCGCGACGCCCGCCCACCGAACGCTGGACGGACGCGGGGGCTTTCCCGGACGCGCTGCTGGACGCCATCCGCGAGCAGGGCCTGCTGGAGGAACGCTTCACGCCCCGCCCCCGAATGCGCGGCGCGGTCGCCGCCCGCCCCCTGGACGAGGTGCCGCCCGCCAGTCGCACCGCGACGGTCCTGAGCGCCGTGACCCCGGCCCCGGCAGGCCTGACGGCGAAGCAGGCGCAGGCCACCGCGTGGCTGGCCGAGCACGGTCCCTGCAACACACTGAGCGCCTGGGCGAAAGGCGCGGGCGTCAGTAGCGGCGTGGTCACGGCGGCCCTGAACGCGGGCGGCGCGGCGTACACGCTGGTGGATGCCCCCCCACCGCCCGCCTGGACGTGGCTGCACGAGCACGGCCCGGTGGACACGTACGCCGCGTGGGCGAACAGCGCCTCGGCGGACGGGGTGCCGCTGACGCCCACGCAGGCGGGCACGCTGGCCCTGCGCGGCTGGGCCGACACCATCGAGGTGCCCCAGCCCCCACCCACCCTGCCGGAACCCTGGCCGCAACCCGACCCCGCCGGGGCACCCGACCCGCTGCCGGAAGCCCCCGTGTGGCGGCTGCACGGGGGCCGCGCCCGCGCGCGCTTCGCGCTGCTCGCCCCGCGCGTCACGCGGCTCCTCACGCAGGGGCGCGGCGTGCTGGTCCTCGCGCCGGACCACGCCACGCTGCGCCGCGCCTGGGAGGGCCTCTCCGGCCTCGCCGCACATGCGGGCACGCGGGCCGCACAGCTGAACGGCACCCTCAGCGAACCGCAGCGCGCCCACACCTGGCAGCTCATCCGCACCGGCGAGGCCCGGCTCGTCATCGGCAGCGGGCACGCGCTGGCCGCCCCGCTGCACGACCTCGCGCTGATCATCGTGCTGGAGGAAGCCAGCGACGCGCACAAACTCCTGAGCGGCAGCCGCGCGTTCCTGCCGGACCTCGCCACGCGCATCGCCGCCGCGCACGACGCCGCCCTGGCCCTGGTGGGCACCACGCCCGCCGCCGAGAGCGTCCCCCACCCCGGCGCGGTCCTCCCACCCCCACGCGCCCGCGTGCACGTTGTCGACTACGCCAACCCGCCCGAACAGCCCGAACTGGGGCCGCTGTCCAGCGTGCACCTGCGCCTCGGGGACCAGGGCTACCCCCTCAGCCACGACCTCGCCCGCGTGCTGCGGCAGGTGCAGGAACGCGGCCGTCAGGCGGCCCTCCTCGCGCCCCGACGCGGGTACAGCGCCCTGCTGCGCTGCCGCAGCTGCGACCACACCCCGCAGTGCCGCAACTGCGACGTCCCGCTGCGCTTCCACCGCGAGGGGCGGCAGCTCACCTGCCACCAGTGCGGGTACCACCAGCCCATCCCCGAACGCTGCGACCAGTGCGGCGACCCCATGTGGCAGGCGCGCGGCCCCGGCACCGAATGGATCGCTCAGGAAGTCCAGAAACTCCTCCCCGGCTTCCCCGTCTACCGCCTCGACAAGGACCGCCAGGACGACCTCACGCCCCTGATGCGCGGCGAGAGCGGCGTCGTCATCGGCACGCAACTCCTGCTGTCACACGAGCCACCGCCGGACCTCGCCCTGATCGGCGTGACCCTGGCCGACACGTGGCTGAACGTCAGCGACTTCCGCGCCTCCGAGCGCTACCACCGCCTGCTGCGGCAGCTCGCCGAGTGGCACCCCACCCGAGCGCCCATGCTGCTCGTGCAGACCTTCCAGGCGGACCACCCCGCCCTGAAAGTCATGGTGGACGGCCGCGACACCCTCGCGTACCCCGCCGCCGAGGAACGCGCCCGCGCCGCCCTGAACTACCCCCCCCACGCCCGCCTCGCGCAGATCGAGATCAGCGCCCGCGACCAGCACAAAGCCCAGGCCGCCGCGCAGGACCTCGCCGACGCCCTCCACGGCGCAGGAGCCACCGCCCACGAAGTCCTCGGGCCCGCGCCCAGCCCGGTCGCCCGCGTGCGCGGCGTGTACCCCTACCACCTCTTCCTGCGCGCCCGCAACGACACCCGCCTCGGCGAACTCCTCCGCATCCTCGACACCCGCACCTGGAAAGCGAAAATCAGGGTGGACGTCAACCCGAGGGGCGGACTGTAA
- a CDS encoding metallophosphoesterase, with protein MTLTAAPDVIELPALALVLLVGVPGSGRGAFARHFTPGEVFDARAFPDADALRAAVAARLAAGELAVVIAPTTRPLDRAPWSALAREHDVKAVAVLLDEDRAVLEARSGGTLTREELIAQVSELRRTAGGLRAEGFRQAWHLRGEQIGRVGVRRVPLRVDRRDLSGPFDLIGDVHGCLLELRDLLTRLGYVLDGESVTPPAGRTAVFLGDLTDRGPDSAGVLRLVMGMVASGAALCVTGNHDEKLLRALSGKAVKPLHGLDVTLAELQEAGPTFQAQVRTFLEGLPAHLVLDGGRLIAAHGGLPAHLHGRGSGRARSFALYGDTTGERDELGLPVRRDWAAGYAGAPLVAYGHTPHAEPRWVGNTVNLDTGCAFGGALTALRYPERETLSVPARAVYAPPPRPLPPGQPQE; from the coding sequence GTGACCCTGACCGCCGCCCCCGACGTGATCGAGCTGCCCGCGCTGGCGCTGGTGCTGCTCGTGGGCGTGCCCGGCTCGGGCCGGGGGGCGTTCGCGCGGCACTTCACGCCGGGCGAGGTGTTCGACGCGCGGGCCTTCCCGGACGCGGACGCCCTGCGCGCGGCGGTCGCGGCGCGGCTGGCGGCGGGGGAACTGGCGGTCGTGATCGCCCCGACCACGCGGCCCCTGGACCGCGCGCCCTGGTCGGCCCTGGCCCGCGAGCACGACGTGAAGGCGGTCGCCGTGCTGCTCGACGAGGACCGCGCCGTGCTGGAGGCGCGCAGCGGGGGCACCCTGACCCGCGAGGAGCTGATCGCGCAGGTCTCGGAGTTGCGGCGCACGGCGGGTGGCCTGCGCGCCGAGGGGTTCCGGCAGGCGTGGCACCTGCGCGGCGAGCAGATCGGGCGGGTGGGCGTGCGGCGCGTGCCGCTGCGGGTGGACCGCCGGGACCTGAGCGGGCCGTTCGACCTGATCGGGGACGTGCACGGCTGCTTGCTGGAACTGCGCGATCTGCTGACCCGCCTCGGGTACGTCCTGGACGGGGAGTCGGTGACGCCCCCGGCGGGCCGCACGGCGGTGTTCCTGGGCGACCTGACCGACCGGGGACCGGACAGCGCGGGCGTCCTGCGACTGGTGATGGGCATGGTGGCGTCGGGCGCGGCGCTGTGCGTGACCGGCAACCACGACGAGAAGCTCCTGCGGGCCCTGAGCGGCAAGGCGGTGAAACCTCTGCACGGGCTGGACGTGACCCTCGCGGAACTTCAGGAGGCCGGGCCCACGTTCCAGGCGCAGGTGCGTACCTTTCTGGAGGGGCTCCCGGCGCACCTCGTGCTGGACGGGGGGCGGCTGATCGCGGCGCACGGGGGCCTCCCGGCGCACCTGCACGGGCGCGGAAGTGGCCGCGCGCGGAGTTTCGCGCTGTACGGCGACACGACCGGCGAACGGGACGAGCTGGGCCTCCCGGTCCGGCGTGACTGGGCCGCCGGGTACGCGGGCGCGCCTCTGGTCGCGTACGGGCACACGCCGCACGCCGAGCCGCGCTGGGTGGGGAACACCGTGAACCTCGACACCGGCTGCGCGTTCGGTGGGGCGCTGACCGCGCTGCGCTACCCCGAGCGGGAGACGCTCAGCGTTCCGGCCCGCGCGGTGTACGCGCCGCCACCACGTCCGCTGCCGCCGGGACAACCGCAGGAGTAA
- a CDS encoding DMT family transporter: MTGAAGGMDVRRGVLLGVTSAAAFGTLGIWGKLAGQGGLSSFTTLGWRFLIVAALLLPLSSRGVTGAQRARMLGVGLLYTLATTCYFGALERVSAGATSLLLYLAPAFVILLSWGLGRAPRRTQLGAVALAGAGLALVVGLPSAADRDAVGLGFAAGAGALYAGYLVASERLLGGVSALAATAHMALVSGVVFAALAAAQGTLRVPVGAAQWGPVLALALLPTIVAVPALYGAIRHLGATRASLLGTLEPLVTVALAAVILREQPGPGAALGGVLILAGALLAQWPAKVTPAVVPAAADVVAARTPRGPER, translated from the coding sequence ATGACGGGCGCGGCGGGGGGCATGGATGTGCGCAGGGGCGTGCTGCTGGGCGTGACGTCCGCCGCGGCGTTCGGGACGCTGGGCATCTGGGGGAAACTGGCCGGGCAGGGGGGCCTGTCGTCCTTCACGACGCTGGGCTGGCGGTTCCTGATCGTGGCGGCGCTGCTCCTGCCCCTCAGCTCGCGCGGGGTCACGGGCGCGCAGCGGGCGCGGATGCTGGGCGTGGGCCTGCTGTACACCCTGGCGACCACCTGTTACTTCGGGGCGCTGGAGCGGGTGTCGGCGGGCGCGACGTCGCTGCTGCTGTACCTCGCCCCGGCGTTCGTGATTCTGCTGTCCTGGGGGCTGGGCCGCGCGCCGCGCCGCACGCAGCTGGGCGCGGTGGCGCTGGCGGGCGCGGGGCTGGCGCTGGTGGTGGGCCTGCCGTCCGCCGCGGACCGGGACGCCGTGGGCCTGGGTTTCGCAGCCGGAGCGGGCGCGCTGTACGCCGGGTATCTGGTCGCCAGCGAGCGGCTGCTGGGCGGCGTGAGTGCCCTGGCCGCCACCGCGCACATGGCGCTCGTCAGCGGGGTGGTGTTCGCCGCGCTGGCCGCCGCGCAGGGCACGCTGCGCGTCCCGGTCGGCGCGGCGCAGTGGGGGCCGGTCCTGGCGCTGGCGCTGCTGCCCACCATCGTCGCGGTGCCCGCCCTGTACGGCGCGATCCGGCACCTGGGGGCCACGCGCGCCAGCCTGCTGGGCACCCTGGAACCCCTGGTCACGGTCGCGCTGGCGGCCGTCATCCTGCGCGAGCAGCCCGGCCCCGGCGCGGCACTGGGCGGCGTGCTGATCCTCGCGGGCGCGTTGCTGGCCCAGTGGCCCGCGAAAGTTACTCCTGCGGTTGTCCCGGCGGCAGCGGACGTGGTGGCGGCGCGTACACCGCGCGGGCCGGAACGCTGA
- a CDS encoding ABC transporter ATP-binding protein, which yields MQGFAREDAEADRIRALGDELYAEGVKAVTIRNRAFPRARFVGNLGNVIMLGGGAWLIMAGQFTLGGLLAYRGYGRYFYGPIDDLVNIGDLLQRAEASGRRVFEVLDAPVPVQDRSGARPLPQPVRGELRFEGVTFGYDPARPILRDVTLHIPAGQRVALLGESGAGKSTLLALVTRTFDPQHGRVTLDGHDLRHLTLRSLRENAAVMAQDTFLFHDTVLNNVRYARPDATDTEVEAALRAAHAHTFAHALPDGLQTVVGERGVRLSGGQRQRLSIARTLLARPSLLLLDEPTSAVDAESETQVVAALDELTRGRTALIVTHRPSLARTADRVIVLAGGRIVEDGHPDTLRRRGGAYARLERQMGGEIMPEVTG from the coding sequence GTGCAGGGCTTCGCGCGCGAGGACGCCGAGGCCGACCGCATCCGCGCCCTGGGCGACGAGCTGTACGCCGAGGGCGTGAAGGCCGTCACCATCCGCAACCGCGCCTTTCCCCGCGCGCGCTTCGTGGGGAACCTGGGGAACGTGATCATGCTGGGCGGCGGCGCGTGGCTGATCATGGCCGGGCAGTTCACGCTCGGCGGACTCCTCGCGTACCGCGGGTACGGGCGGTACTTCTACGGCCCCATTGACGACCTCGTGAACATCGGCGACCTGCTCCAGCGGGCCGAGGCGAGCGGACGGCGGGTGTTCGAGGTGCTCGACGCGCCCGTCCCCGTGCAGGACCGGTCCGGTGCGCGGCCCCTGCCGCAACCCGTGCGCGGGGAGCTGCGCTTCGAGGGCGTCACCTTCGGGTACGATCCCGCCCGGCCCATCCTGCGGGACGTCACGCTGCACATCCCGGCCGGGCAGCGCGTCGCCCTCCTCGGCGAGAGCGGGGCGGGCAAGAGCACCCTCCTCGCCCTCGTCACCCGCACCTTCGACCCGCAACACGGGCGCGTGACGCTCGACGGGCACGACCTGCGCCACCTCACCCTGCGTAGCCTGCGGGAGAACGCCGCCGTCATGGCCCAGGACACCTTCCTGTTCCACGACACCGTGCTGAACAACGTCCGCTACGCCCGCCCGGACGCCACCGACACCGAGGTCGAGGCCGCCCTGCGCGCCGCGCACGCCCACACCTTCGCCCACGCCCTCCCCGACGGCCTCCAGACGGTCGTCGGGGAACGCGGCGTGCGGCTCAGTGGCGGGCAACGCCAGCGGCTCTCCATCGCCCGCACGCTCCTGGCCCGGCCCAGCCTCCTGCTGCTCGACGAACCCACCAGCGCCGTCGACGCCGAGAGCGAAACCCAGGTCGTCGCCGCCCTGGACGAACTCACGCGCGGCCGCACCGCGCTGATCGTCACGCACCGCCCCAGCCTCGCCCGCACCGCCGACCGCGTCATCGTCCTCGCGGGCGGCAGGATCGTCGAGGACGGCCACCCCGACACCCTCCGCAGACGCGGCGGCGCATACGCCCGCCTGGAACGCCAGATGGGTGGCGAAATCATGCCCGAGGTGACGGGCTGA